From the genome of Magnetococcales bacterium:
CAGGCAGGGAATGTAATGGAAATGTGTACCACCGGCATGCAGGAACATTTCCCGTCCCTGCTTGTCGATCTCTTCGAGGGTTTCCAGGCAGTCGGCAACAAAGCCCGGACACACCACCGCCACGGAGCGGATGCCTTCTCCCGGCAAATTTTTCAAGACAGT
Proteins encoded in this window:
- a CDS encoding ferrochelatase codes for the protein TVLKNLPGEGIRSVAVVCPGFVADCLETLEEIDKQGREMFLHAGGTHFHYIPCLNDHPSWLAALTAMVRNELAGWI